The Sus scrofa isolate TJ Tabasco breed Duroc chromosome 4, Sscrofa11.1, whole genome shotgun sequence genomic sequence GAACAGagtgccgtcgtggctcagtggtcacgaacccaactggtatccatgagcatgtgggttcaagtcttggccttgctcagtgggttaaggaactggcattgccgggagctgtggtgtaggtcgcagacacagctcggatctggcgttgctgtggctgtggtgtaggccggcagctacagctctgaatagaccccttgcctgggtatggccctcaagaaaagacaaaacaaaaccctgtagGCGATTGgttttatatatagatttctagAACTCGTTTTATTAATATGTTTAAATACTGAGAAGATCCCTTTACGGTCTCAGAACAGAGCAAGATTCACCTGCGTTTCAAGCTCTGTTCACTAACCTGTTAAGGCAAGAGTGGAGGATAAATTGACACCGTCCCCTGTATCTTTTTGGTCTTAATGATGCTAATTTCATTAAAAGTTCTCTGTGTCTAAATAACtgccttttgggagttcccttcatggctcagcggtaacgagcccaactagcatccatgactcAGGTTCGATGCGttgcctcaatcagtgggttaaggatctggcattgccatgagctgtggtttaggtcaaagacgtggcttggatccccagttgctgcggctgtggtggctgtggtgtaggccagcagctgcattcgacccctagcctgggaacttccatatgctgaaggtgaagGTAGGTCgccgacgcggcttggatctggtattgtggtggctgtggtgtaggccagcggctacggctctgattggccccctagcctgggaacctccatatgccgcgggtgtgaccctaaaataaaaaaataaaaataaaaactgtagaaCTACTGAGTATGTGTGATTAGTAATGGTGCTTTGGCCAGCTCATTGGAAGGTTTAAAGCAGAGGAGAACAGATTTGTAAATTCTCTGATCATAAGGCTTAATAATTAGGAGAAATTATGTGGATAGGCCCTAGAATAgctttcagaattcttttttcttttttttgtctgccccTCAGCATAAGGAGTTCCCCAGCCGGGGATCAGTCCCAACCGCAGCTGCAAccaaagccacacctgcagcaacgctgggtccctaacccactgctgggggctggggagggaaccTGTGTCCCATTGCTCCCAAGATGCGTTGGATCCCCTTGCCCCACAGGAAGTTTGGagcgggaactccgaaacttCTTGAACGAGAAGAATACAGTGGGAAGATCATCACCTGATGTCAAGACCTACGGCGGGCCCCTTGTGGCTCcgcgggttacgaacccgactcgtgtccatgaggatgcgggttccaaccctggcctatCCCGCGTGGCCGCGAGCCGCGGTGTCCGTCCCAGttgggccggggcggggccgtgGAGCGACCCGGGAGGAAGAACGGGAAAGGGGCGGGGCctgagggcggggcggggcggggcccgcGAAGACAAAGAGGGGAGCGCCCTGCGCCCCGCAGCGCGCGGGCTGGGTCCGCCCAGTTCGGGGCTCCCCGCGTCAGGCTTGGGGGGCGCGCCCCGCCTGGCGGGCTCTGGGCTCCGCTCCAGCGATGCGCACCGCTCCGGCGCCTCTGGACCGCGGAGCCCGGCCGCGGCAGCCTCTCCCCAGGTAGGCCGGCGGGGTGGTGGACCTCTCCGCCCGGCCCGGGGGCGCCCCGCCAGCTCCCCAGCCTTATCTCAGGTTGACCCGCGCGCCCTGGTGTTCACGTTAACGCAGAGCGTCGGTGTACCCGGGACCCGCCTCGTAGCGGGTGCCGCTGAAGGCCGGGGCTGGTTCGGAGCCCCGGGCCCACCGCCCTCCCCTGCCGGCTGTCCTCTCCCCAGCCCGCCCTGTCGCGAGGGACCGGGAACCGGCATCCTAGCCACCTGGCCTCGGCTGAGCGCGTCTGCCGCCAGGGCCTGGGCTCCTCGCCTCCCAGAAGATCTTTACTCAGAGgcggctcccccgcccccccggggCCTCCCTGAGGCTGAGGAGGACCTTTCACCGAGGACAGTGGCAGGGAGCAGGTTGGGGGGATGGAGGGTGGAGAGAAATGAGGCCAGGTTGACTTGAGGGTGTCCTCAGGGGTCCCACAGCTGTCTGTCCCACACACCTGCTAGGAGCCCTGTGTCTCCCTGACCTTAAACTCCCCCTCCGGGCCCTGCTGTGGTCACCCCCTGGGCAGCACCAGTGTTGTTTCAGGGCCTGCTGACCTTTGGGGACGTGGCTACGCACTTCTCCCAGGAAGAAGGGGCACGTCTGGACCTGGGAGAGGGCGTTTAGAGAGGTGATGCTGGAGACTCGCAGGAACCCGGCCTCCTCAGGTGTGGTGTCTCAGCCCCCAGCTGTCCCTCCTCCCCACGCCCAGCCCCCATTCAGAACTGGGGAAGATCCCAGAGGGGCCTGACTGGCTGTGACTGGGAGACCAGAGCTGGGACATTCTGCTCCCAGGCCCAGGCGaccgggggcagggagggctctCCCGCACTTTGTTGTCCTGGGAGTGGAGCGGCCTCTCTCTCAGCTGCAGACCTCACTTGAGTCCAcatccctcctggctccctgtcCCTCAGCCGCCCTGTTTCCAAGCCTGCATCCTAAGGCCTACTCACCTCACAGTCCCAGGTTTCCTCTGGGGCAGGGAAGCTTGTGCTCACTCCTTTCCTCTCTGGCAGGAGTCCCAGGATCCAAACCAGATCCAGCCTCCCTGCTGGAGCAAGGAAAGCAGCCCTGGGGCTTGGACCTGTGGGGGGCCCAGGAAGGAGAGACCCCGGGAGGCCCTGGCACAGGTGACTGAGGGGAGCCATGGGCTCAGGCTGTTCAGTATGTACGGTCAGTATATGCAGCTGGAGTTGTGAGCAGCTGAACAGGACAGCCACAGAGTCCTAGTGCACTCTCGTTGGTTCATCCTGTGTGGTCACCCAGGTAATGGGCACCTACCCTGTGGCAAACAGGCAGCCAGGTAGCAGTTAAGGAGTAAAGGCTGCGGTTGTTGCCTCCCCGTCATTACAGGTTGCGGGAGGCTTTCTGGGAGCCAGCACTGTGCCAGGCGCTTTACAAATTGTGCCTCACTTTCCCCCCAGCAACCCAATGGGATGAGCTATCAAAACCCTCAACTGCAAGGAACCCAACCACCCTTGCCAAAGTTGGGGGGCTCTTGGCTCAAGCTGTGAAAGTTAGGGGTGGGGTTCTCAGTGCTATGGGCCTCAGGCACAGGGGTGAAAGCCAGAATATTTCACATTGCTGGGCCCGACATCCAGCTTCCTAGGTAGGTCATGGCCCGCTGGTGACCAAAGCACAATGGGGACCCATCTGCCCCCCCCAAAGGGAACCTTCTCTACTTCTCACCACACTTCTGACAGCAAATGTGTGTGTCTTGGGGGGGGTTGTGTTCCCACACCAACCAGCTCGCCAGAGCAGGAGCAGCACGAGGGACGGGATTGTTTCTCCACCGCAGTTGGCGTGGGCATGTCCGGCCATCTCCACGACGAGCGGGTCGCCCTGGTCTGCCTGCTCGGGCCAGCATCACCCGGTGGCCTGCGGATCGGGCGTGGCAGTGGCACTTCCCTGGACAGACGGATGCTCTGAAAGCCCGTTTTCAAGGGCATCcagattttaaaacttcaaacGTAGGTCGTGGGCTTTGTTTTCAGCACAGGTGTGTTCTAAATGCCTTCGAGGTCCGAAGGGGCTACGGGGCTTTCGGGTCGACTTTGATCACGCAGCAGCCCTGAGCACCTGGTCGCAACTCTAGACTTCATTTGGTTCTGGCGCTGTTTTCAGATGCTGATTTGCCGCAGCGGGATGGGATGTTTCCATCTTAGGCCGCTCGGCCCTGGTGCTCCTGTAGCACCGAAGGCTTTACTCGCTCAGCTTCACGTTCCTGTAAGCTGCCTTTTGGGTTATGTCGGGCAAGGTGAAACATTAAGAATGTGCCTTTCGTTTGAACTGTTCTTTTTTCAGCCACTGTTCTTAACTTTACAGAGTAAGGTTGCGTAGTAGGGATGTCTTCTGTAAATAATCACAGGAAAACAACTCACACCCATGGTGGTGAAGGTGAGGGACACGAAGTGCGTCAGGCCAGTGGTCCTCAAACACACAGGAGGAGATGAAAGTTTGTTGGCAAAGGCTGCCTGAGCTTCGGGGGAAGGGCACTGTGCCCGGGATCTCCCACTGACCCCTTGGCATTCCTGGATGCCCCCCACCCTGAGGCTGAGGGTCCCCGTGCACAGTGAGGCTCTAAATGTGCTCCGACATTCCATAAGCTAATTACGAAGCAACCCGTGACCATTgaggaaatataaaaaatgcaaatataaaagtaaaacataacaGGGAGTGTTATCTTGGAGTCCTCTTATTTTGGCTCTTTAGGAACCCTTAGGCCGCCAGGGAAAATGGCCATGGAAAGGGGGTGTGGGATTTGGGTACCCCCGTGGCCACAGTGTTTTCATCCAGGCTATCTAGACTCAAAGCTTTAAGTAGAGAAAACGTccccaaacaaaagaaacatgtGATCTCAATCCTGAAAGACCTTCTTGCAAactaagaaaaacaagagagcTCTCGAGGGCTAACCTCAGAGGCACTGTGCGAACATCGAGAACAGACACGTACGCCACTGAGAGAGAAGTCAGTGAGACTCAGATTCAACGACAAAAACCGTAACGCTTTCTGCATGTGCTTCCTTAACACGTCATCgtcatctttttttgggggggagtctttttagggctgtacccctggcatgtggttcccaggctaggggacacagccacagcaatgccagatcacagccacatctacaacctacaccacagctcacggcaacgccagatccttaacccactgagggaggccaggcatcaaacccacaacctcatggttcctagtcggattcgtttctgctgcgccacgacgggaactccagttcggGTTTTTTCATCAATGCTCTTTGttaagttgaggaagttcccttttattcctagtttgagTGTTcttatcatgaaagggtgttagagtttgtcaaatgctttatctgTATCAACTAAAATGATAGTGTGTTGGAGTtaccttcgtggtgcagtggttaaccaatctgactaggaaccatgacgttgcgggttcgatccctggccttgctcagtgggttgaggatccagcgttgccgtgagctgtggtgtagctcgcagacacggctcggatcccgcgttgctgtggctctggtgtaggccggtggctacagctccgattcgaccccttgctgggaactccatatgccgcaggagcagcccaagaaatggcaaaaagacaaaaataaataaataaataaataaaatagaatgatagtgtattttttcctttgttctattaatgtggtgtattacattgatttttcttttcatttttggccacccctaaGCTTCCTGGCCCAGAGATCAGATGCaagctgcagtttcaacctaagtgggatccttaacccactgtgcaggaccAGCCATTAAACCTTCGTCCCAGCGCTgccaagatgccgctgatcccactgtaccacagcaggaattcctacatttattcttttgaatattgGACCATCTcttgaattttagaaataaatcccATTTAAGCATAGTGTATAATCCTTACTGTGCtgcttgattccttttttttttttttttttccctcttagggccgcacctgtggcatatggaggttcccaggctagaggtcgaaatggagctgcagctgccagcccacaccacagccacagcaacgtgggaaccaagctgagtctgcgacctacccctcggctcacagcaacgctggatccttaacccactgatcgaggccatggatcgaacccgcatccttgtggatcctagccaggtttgttaagtgctaagccaggaagggaactcctgtttgattccctttactattttttttttttcttcctggcagcacctgcagaatatgaaagttctctggccaggggtcaaatccgtgCAGAAAtgcggcagtgacaacaccagatcctatcACCTCCTGCCACCTGAGAACTTCAGCGCTCCTGTCCTGAGGTCGAATTTCTTCTTCATCAGTGAAACCTCAATTTGGTTCTTAAGCTTTCAAAACCGACTACATGAGGCTCACTTTAGGGAGGAAAGTCtcgtgttctttttttccttttttggggggggggggctgcagttgcggcacatggaagttcccaggctagggtagaatgggagcagctgctgacctacaccacagccgcagcaacagggGGTCCGAGcggcatcttcgacccacaccacagctcagctcactgagcaaggccagggatcaacccgaatcctcatggacattagtcgggGTCCTTAgggctgagccaccacgggaactccatggagtatgttttgtctttttaatgtccTCCGGTAGAGTATCAGAGTTGCAACTGCTTCTCACAAACACGCGGTTTTTGACCTAGGAAAGCAATGAGGAGTCGAAGCTCCCGCATTCTTACCGGTTGTTGGCTCTGCCGCTACTCCTCCCCGACAGCCCGCGGCGTTTCAGAGATGTGCGGCTTCTCCGCCCTGCCATCGCCCCCTCCGTTCCCGAGCCTCCGCTGTGTGAAGGCGAAGTCCGGGTCCGCGTGGGGAGGGGTCGGGGACGCACGGAGCCGGCGAGAACTACACTTCCCAGGATGCTGCGCGGCCCTGGACTCCACTTCCCAGCAGCGCCCGGGGCGCCTTCCGAGGACTCCATTTACCAGAGGACCGCAGGAGGGCGCCCCCTggtcccgccccctccccggtcCCGCCGCGTGGCTGGAGAGTCGGCCCGCGCCGGAAGCCGCTCTCCCGGCCAGGGGAAGGTGGGGAAGGGTGCAGGTGAGGTGGCGCGGGGTACCAAGGGGACCCCGAGGGTGTGGCGTGGCGAGCCGGCGCCTGGGCCTTGGGTGCCCCTGACCGCCGAGAGGCCTGAGGGGTGCCCGAGGGGTGGCCGGAGCCAGggctgagagaggcctgggagtGAGGGAGGGGGCCCAGCTGCCAGATGCCGGTGGGCGTGGAGGGGGCCCCCGGAGCCCAGGAGGGGATCCGGGGGCGTGGGAAGCTCCTGCAGTATGTGGTGGGGTCTACCTGCGGGCCTGCTGTTGGACTGCCTTCTGGTCGGGGATGCCCGCGGGCCCCTGCACTGGGGTCAGAGCTGTACAGTAGGGGCCTGAGCAGATTTCCAGCCCCCAGGATAGAGTCCTCAGAGGTGGTTGCGCCCTGAGGTCTGTCCACTTCTGAGTTAGAAGCGTGACTTGTCCACAAGGAACCAGGCCCTTGAAGGCTCTCTCGGACCAGCCTTCCCCGGCTGGGCGCCGCTTCTACCCGGTCTAGAATATGTGAGTGGAGGTTGGGAGCAGAATGCCTAGGCCAGGAGCCCCCAGCCCCAAGGTTGGCTGCCCCCCCACCTTGTCAGCCAGGAGGGAGCCGGATGTTCCTTTTCTTGGCCCAGTGAAGGTCAGCATTGGGCTTGGAGGGCAGAGGCTGGCTCTCCTAGCTGGACGGTAGCCCCAGGGCCCCTGGTGCAGCTCTAGGCAGAGGGCTCTCTGGGGatctgggctgggaggagggaatgACTCAGGCTAGCTGGGTCTGTTTAGTCCCTAGCAGGCAGTGTCCCTTCCCTGGTGACTTCAGTTGGTGCCACTCGCCCCAGGGAGTCTCAGGCCAGCCCTGGGAAGTCATAGCGGGGCCCAGCGCTGAGGGCAGTGTCCCCAGGCAGGGCGTCCAGGGGGAGTGGGTCCTGTTGGGTGGGAGCATGATGGCCTCAGCCTCACACCATTTGGCCCTACAGGTGCAGCCAGCATGGGCGAGCCCCAGAGGTCCACGCGGATCCTAGTGACTGGGGGCTCCGGGCTGGTGGGCAGAGCCATCCAGAAGGTGGTAGCAGATGGAGCCAGGCTGCCCGGAGAGGACTGGGTGTTTGTCTCCTCCAAGGATGCCGACCTCACGTGAGTGGGCTCGTCCCCGAAGCACCCCTCCAAGCCCACTGCAGCCTGAGGGCTCCAGGCCGGGCCCGGGAGCCTCACGTCCGGGCCCTCCCTGCCAGGTGGCCAACCTGGCCTGGGTGTGTGCAGCTTTGTTTCTGAGCAAACTTCCTGGAGGCCCACACCCGCACACCAGTAAGGGCCTGACCTGGCCGCTCTCCCGTTTGGCAGCCGCTCCCACTATTGGCCCTGCCTGGCTCATGCCCCCAATGCCTTGAGCCAGGATGCTCATTCCCTTGGGCCTCCAAGTGGCCCCTGACGGCCTGGCTCCCCCCAGGAATGCTGCACAGACCCGGGCACTGTTTGAAAAGGTCCAGCCCACACACGTCATCCATCTTGCTGCCATGGTGGGGGGCCTCTTCCGGAACATGAAATACAATTTGGACTTCTGGGTAAGCGAGGGGCTCCAGTGAACACTGGGAGCCAGGACCTGGGATTCTGGGAACTTCCTGGCCAAATGTCCATGCCACAGTCCTGGGGACACCCCTGAGGGTCAGGACCTGGCACAGCTGGGTGGGGCAGCCCCCGAGGGGCCCCCAGTGACCCACTCTTGGTCTCTAGGCAGAGGGGCACCCAGAGGGCCTGGGGGCATTTGGCCCAATAGGAAAGCCAGAAAGCTGACCTGGGGATGGGGAAGCTGAGAGAAACCAGCGTTCACGTGTGGCTGGCGCTGGCTCCTGTGCCTGCAGACCCTCCTGCTCCCCAGCAGTCCAGCCCGTGACTGAGCCAGGCCCGTGGTGCACCCCAGGGTGCAGAGGTGTGAGCTGGTCTCTGGGTCTGCAGCATGTGCCCTGAGGGCTTGGACGTGTGGGGCAGGGGCTGACGGAGAGCTGGGCTCTGCCCACGGCCTTGCCCTCACCTGGCTTTGCCCCGACAGTTGGCCCCAGCACCTCCGCCTCTGACCTTTGGTGTGGTTCGGCCCTGCATCAGGACTGGGGCCCCAGTCACCACAGGGCCCTCCTTGTCTTAGTGCCAGCCTTCCCAGAAGGCTGTCTGGCCACCCAGGTACCCTGGCCAGCTCAGGTCCCTGGAAGGGGGAGTGCGGTCGTCGGAGGGGTGTGGCTGGCTAAGGTTCACTGCTCCTGGGCAGCAGAGCCGGGGAAGCTGGGGGGTGGGAGCAGAGGGTCAGCCCTGAGTTGTAGGGGCCTTTCCTCCgggccctcccccagcctcaggggAGGCAAGCGTGGACCCTCTTACAGCCGTGTAGGTAGAGCTGCCTGCCAGGACCACCAGGCTGGGAAGGGCCCCTCGGAGCAGTTAGAACCAGAACCGATGGCTCAGATACTGTCCCTGCTTCGGCCCCTGGAGGAGCCGGAAGGGCTGGGGTTCGGCCTGCAGGGCCCTGATCCCGTCCCCGCCCCGCAGAGGAAAAACGTGCACATCAACGACAACGTGCTGCACTCGGCCTTCGAGGTGGGCGCGCGCAAGGTGGTCTCCTGTCTATCTACCTGCATCTTCCCGGACAAGACCACCTACCCTATCGACGAGACCATggtgaggggcggggcggggcctggcggggcggggcctggcggggcggggcctggcggggcggggcctggcggggcggggcctggcggggcggggcctggcgggGCGGGGCTGAGCAGCCGCAGCTCCTGTGCTCCCACAGATTCACGATGGGCCGCCGCACAGCAGCAATTTTGGCTACTCTTATGCCAAGAGGATGATCGACGTGCAAAACAGGTCTTTCTTCCGCGCACGCGCGCCAGGGGAGGCCAGCGGGGAAGGGGAAGGGCCCGAGCAGCGTGCAGTGGGCGGCCGGGGCCGGCCTTCCAGACCCAGGCTCCCCCTGGGCGCCTTGTGTCTGCTGCCGCTTCTGTCAGACTCCGGGCGGGGCGGGCAGGCCGTCCCAGGCTGAGGGCAGAGGATACACTGTGCCCCCACAGGGCCTACTTCCAGCAGCACGGCTGCACCTTCACCGCCGTCATCCCCACCAATGTTTTCGGGCCGCATGACAACTTCAACATCGAGGACGGCCACGTGCTGCCCGGCCTCATCCACAAGGTGCACCTGGCCAAGAGTGAGTGCCCGATGCCTGGCGGGGAGGAGAGGCGGTGGCTGGCACAGCCCCTCCTGACACCCGCCCTTCCCCTGCCTACAGGCCGCGGCTCAGCCCTGACGGTGTGGGGCACGGGGAGACCCCGGAGGCAGTTCATCTACTCACTGGTTGGTGGCGCAGGGTCTATGGCGTGCCCCAGAACATTCTTGGGGCTGCCGGGCTGGCTGGGGAGGCCTGAGCAAGCCTAGGAAGGGCTGGGGGGTCCTGCCAAGCTGATCCCCGAGGGGAGCAGTCCCCCGTCCCTGTGGGTCCCTGTAGGTTCCTGTCCCCAGCACTGGGTACAGCTCCGAGTTCCTCAGAAGCGAGGACTTGGGCTGAGCTGGACAAGCAGTGCCCCAAGGGAGGGGTCCCAGGGGCCCTTGGGAGAGGTGCCCTGAGGCCCCACCTGGCCTATCTGTGGCCTTTGACCCTGGCTGTCTGACCTCTAGGACCTGGCTCGGCTCTTCCTCTGGGTCCTGCGGGAATACGACCAGGTGGAGCCCATCATCCTGTCAGGTGGgctcccagcagccccagccccacccccgcccagcaGGCGGGACCCTCGGTCCCGGGAACCGCTGGGGGCGGGCAGTGGGTCCAAGTAGAGGAGGCCTGACCTGGCCACGGGCTCCTCACTCCCCACAGTGGGCGAGGAGGACGAGGTGTCCATCCGGGAGGCGGCCGAGGCCGTGGTGGAGGCCATGGACTTCCACGGGGAGGTCATCGTATCCTTCAGCTCAAGGCGGAGGCAGTGCAGGTCTCACCTGGTGGCACCCACCTGGCAGCTGGGGCGGAGGCTGCCGCTCTCCTGGAGAGCTAGCAAGGGTCAAGGGCAGgctggtggcggggggagggtgcACCCCGTCTGCTGTGGCCTTGACCGGGCACCCAGTTTGATACCACCAAGTCAGATGGGCAGTTTAAGAAGACGGCCAGCAACAGCAAGCTGCGGGCCTACCTGCCTGACTTCCGGTTCACACCCTTCAAGCAGGGTGAGCCCTCCCGCCCCAGCCCTGGGagtcctcccagcccctcccgaGGCCTCAGCTCCCTCCCGCCAGGTGGGGTGGGCGCCCTGCAGGTTTGGTCTCCACACCGTCACcatggaggcaggaggcagggtgaCTGCCCTATGGCcctgggccccctccccacctcccctgttGCCTCTGCAGCCGTGAAGGAGACCTGTGCCTGGTTCACTGACAACTACGAGGAGGCCCGGAAGTGAAGCACAGCTGCGGCCGCGGGGCCAGGGGCCTCCTTTTCCTGGTGCCCTGGCGGCTGCTCAGCCAGTGGAACCCAGCGGCCACCACCCTCAGAGCCTGCCCGGAGTTGGGAGCACTGCCCCCCCGGTGGTGGGCCCGTGCTTCACCCCCTACCAGGGTAGCTCTGGGTCA encodes the following:
- the TSTA3 gene encoding GDP-L-fucose synthase isoform X1 → MGEPQRSTRILVTGGSGLVGRAIQKVVADGARLPGEDWVFVSSKDADLTNAAQTRALFEKVQPTHVIHLAAMVGGLFRNMKYNLDFWRKNVHINDNVLHSAFEVGARKVVSCLSTCIFPDKTTYPIDETMIHDGPPHSSNFGYSYAKRMIDVQNRAYFQQHGCTFTAVIPTNVFGPHDNFNIEDGHVLPGLIHKVHLAKSRGSALTVWGTGRPRRQFIYSLDLARLFLWVLREYDQVEPIILSVGEEDEVSIREAAEAVVEAMDFHGEVIFDTTKSDGQFKKTASNSKLRAYLPDFRFTPFKQAVKETCAWFTDNYEEARK
- the TSTA3 gene encoding GDP-L-fucose synthase isoform X2; translation: MGEPQRSTRILVTGGSGLVGRAIQKVVADGARLPGEDWVFVSSKDADLTNAAQTRALFEKVQPTHVIHLAAMVGGLFRNMKYNLDFWRKNVHINDNVLHSAFEVGARKVVSCLSTCIFPDKTTYPIDETMIHDGPPHSSNFGYSYAKRMIDVQNRAYFQQHGCTFTAVIPTNVFGPHDNFNIEDGHVLPGLIHKVHLAKSRGSALTVWGTGRPRRQFIYSLDLARLFLWVLREYDQVEPIILSAVKETCAWFTDNYEEARK